The Nitrospira sp. genome contains the following window.
CATTTGGGGCACACAACCACGGTCTGCACGCGCGAACCAAACAACTGTTCACGCAACGTGAGCAAGAGCGCGTCACGACGGCCTATAGGCAGACGCTCAAGATCACTGATCTCCGTCTTAGGAACGGCGGCGGCCAGCAAGCTCAGTGCTTGCACAACCGGGGACTCGCTCGCCCCACGCTCCCAGACCGCTAAGAGACTCCTAGCAGATAGCGAAGACATAGATGCTTATGCTGCCGGCTCTGTAAAACTCGGTTCAGTTGGTTCCGTTACTTCGTAATCCCGTTCCCATCCTTCGTTCTCCAGCTTGATGGTCTGGATCGCCACGGCGTTGGCGTTGGCATCCAAGTCCGGCTGAGCCTGGAATTCGGAGGCCCAGCAGCGATAGACCTTGTACGCGATCGCAAGCTGCCCTGCCTCGTTGTACATCTCGATAATGATATCCTTGCGAAAATCCTTGAGCGAGACTTCCATGCCCAACCCTGAGCCATAGTTCCACACCTTGTTCGCCCATTTTTCGAATTCGGTATCGTGTGTCACGCCACGCTCCAGGGTAATCGCCTCGTATTTCGTACGACCCGGAGATTTTCTGCTGCTCGACGGATCACCGCCTTCCCGGTGCTCGACCACCTCGGTAGTCCGCTTTAATGAACTCACCTTGCTGACCCCGGCAACGTACTTGCCGTCCCATTTGACTCGAAACTTGAAGTTCTTATAGGGATCGAACCGCTGTGCGTTCACGCTAAACTGCGCCATGCTTGTCCCTCCTCACATCAATC
Protein-coding sequences here:
- a CDS encoding phage tail protein, with the protein product MAQFSVNAQRFDPYKNFKFRVKWDGKYVAGVSKVSSLKRTTEVVEHREGGDPSSSRKSPGRTKYEAITLERGVTHDTEFEKWANKVWNYGSGLGMEVSLKDFRKDIIIEMYNEAGQLAIAYKVYRCWASEFQAQPDLDANANAVAIQTIKLENEGWERDYEVTEPTEPSFTEPAA